One genomic segment of Protaetiibacter intestinalis includes these proteins:
- a CDS encoding carbohydrate ABC transporter permease: MTAVGLRAPRPRIRPASVVTFLVMAVVTAFVLLPVAIIIFTAFKPVAEVNAYPPTLLPTEWTLDNLIRILEELPFARLALNSVIFAGGVTLCALVFDSLAAYALARIDFRGRGVLLVLIIASLMIPFQATLIPVYQLVAELGWINTYQGLIAPRAADAFGIFLLRQFFLALPRDLDNAARIDGASEFRVFRSVVLPNVVPALMTLGVFTFVNNWNDLLWPLVFTNQAEMGTITSGLTLLTGPGGIIPYGVMMAGSLLAVVPLVIGFLFVQRRFIDNIATTGLK, from the coding sequence ATGACCGCCGTCGGCCTGCGCGCGCCGCGCCCGCGCATCCGCCCCGCGTCGGTCGTCACCTTCCTCGTGATGGCCGTCGTCACCGCCTTCGTGCTGCTGCCCGTGGCGATCATCATCTTCACGGCGTTCAAGCCTGTCGCCGAGGTCAACGCCTACCCGCCGACCCTGCTGCCGACCGAGTGGACGCTCGACAACCTGATCCGCATCCTCGAGGAGCTGCCGTTCGCCCGGCTCGCGCTCAACAGCGTGATCTTCGCCGGCGGGGTCACGCTGTGCGCGCTCGTGTTCGACTCGCTCGCCGCCTACGCCCTCGCGCGCATCGACTTCCGCGGGCGCGGGGTGCTCTTGGTGCTCATCATCGCGAGCCTCATGATCCCGTTCCAGGCCACGCTCATCCCCGTGTACCAGCTCGTGGCGGAGCTCGGTTGGATCAACACCTATCAGGGCCTCATCGCGCCGCGCGCGGCCGACGCCTTCGGGATCTTCCTGCTGCGGCAGTTCTTCCTCGCCCTGCCGCGCGACCTCGACAACGCGGCGCGCATCGACGGGGCGAGCGAGTTCCGCGTCTTCCGCAGCGTCGTGCTGCCGAACGTGGTGCCCGCGCTCATGACCCTCGGCGTGTTCACCTTCGTCAACAACTGGAACGACCTGCTGTGGCCGCTCGTGTTCACGAACCAGGCCGAGATGGGCACCATCACCTCGGGCCTCACGCTGCTGACCGGACCGGGCGGCATCATCCCCTACGGGGTCATGATGGCCGGATCGCTACTCGCGGTGGTCCCGCTCGTGATCGGCTTCCTCTTCGTACAGCGGCGCTTCATCGACAACATCGCCACGACGGGACTGAAATGA
- a CDS encoding family 1 glycosylhydrolase gives MTTPWYRDGTLHFGVGVEDTFVPQERPGERAIDEYVLTEHDVRWHADLGLAADAGAGFVRWGVPWYLVQPEPDRFEWSWLDQVFARFAELGLRPIVDLMHYGTPLWLEHQFAAADYPARVAEYSVRVAERYSDTVTDYTPLNEPMIHALFSGEYAYWPPYLAGEPGLVRMVEQLGRGFVLAQRGMREVLGARGAFVHVDAGMRYAGDLDAPEHRALAHRLRHQVWLVEDLVTGRVGDAHPLCSLLERHGVDGEALAWFAEHAVQPDVYGINYYPRHSTEMLEAGVHHGGGFADPRPVRDDGVDGLIELLREGAARYGAPVMVSETCVTASVPERAAWLGESAGAVRALRADGVDVVGYTWWPLFDMYEWTWRHSTSPREAHRLTMGLFDLVETPAGLERRATSLVDAFRSEAVDPRNRTQKQK, from the coding sequence ATGACGACGCCCTGGTACCGGGACGGCACCCTCCACTTCGGCGTGGGCGTCGAGGACACCTTCGTGCCGCAGGAGCGTCCCGGCGAACGGGCGATCGACGAGTACGTGCTCACCGAGCACGACGTGCGCTGGCACGCCGATCTGGGACTCGCGGCGGATGCCGGTGCCGGGTTCGTGCGCTGGGGCGTGCCCTGGTATCTCGTGCAGCCGGAACCCGACCGATTCGAGTGGTCGTGGCTGGACCAGGTGTTCGCGCGCTTCGCGGAACTCGGCCTCCGGCCGATCGTCGACCTCATGCACTACGGCACGCCGCTCTGGCTCGAGCACCAGTTCGCCGCGGCCGACTACCCGGCTCGAGTGGCCGAGTACTCGGTGCGAGTCGCGGAGCGCTACTCCGACACCGTGACCGACTACACGCCGCTCAACGAGCCGATGATCCACGCGCTCTTCTCGGGCGAGTACGCCTACTGGCCTCCCTATCTCGCGGGGGAGCCGGGCCTCGTGCGGATGGTCGAGCAGCTGGGGAGGGGCTTCGTGCTCGCTCAGCGCGGGATGCGGGAGGTGCTGGGCGCGCGCGGCGCCTTCGTGCATGTCGATGCAGGCATGCGTTACGCGGGCGACCTGGACGCCCCCGAGCATCGTGCGCTCGCGCACCGGCTCCGTCACCAGGTGTGGCTCGTCGAGGACCTCGTCACGGGGAGGGTCGGCGACGCGCATCCGCTGTGTTCCCTGCTCGAACGGCACGGGGTGGATGGCGAGGCGCTGGCCTGGTTCGCCGAGCATGCGGTGCAGCCCGACGTCTACGGCATCAACTACTACCCGCGGCATTCGACGGAGATGCTCGAGGCGGGAGTCCACCACGGCGGAGGTTTCGCCGATCCGCGCCCGGTGCGCGACGACGGCGTCGACGGGCTCATCGAACTGCTGCGCGAGGGCGCGGCACGGTACGGTGCGCCCGTCATGGTCTCCGAGACCTGCGTCACCGCCTCGGTGCCCGAGCGCGCCGCGTGGCTCGGCGAGTCGGCCGGGGCGGTGCGCGCCCTGCGCGCCGACGGGGTCGACGTCGTCGGGTACACCTGGTGGCCGCTGTTCGACATGTACGAGTGGACGTGGCGCCACTCGACCTCGCCGCGAGAGGCGCACCGGCTCACCATGGGCCTGTTCGATCTCGTCGAGACCCCGGCAGGCCTGGAACGCCGCGCCACATCCCTCGTCGACGCCTTCCGCAGTGAGGCCGTCGACCCCCGGAACCGCACGCAGAAGCAGAAATAG
- the arfA gene encoding arabinosylfuranosidase ArfA — translation MISAHLTVGPRARIGAIDRRLFGGFVEHLGRHIYDGIYEPGHPTADADGFRQDVIDLVQELGVTTIRYPGGNFVSGFRWEDSVGPREQRPRRLDLAWHSTETNEVGLHEFSAWLDKVGSELMLAVNLGTRGVAEALDLLEYANIPGGTTTSELRRSNGRDEPFAVRMWCLGNEMDGPWQLGHRSADDYGKLAAQTASAMRQLDPGIQLVVCGSSGRGMSTFGSWERTVLAHSYDDVDYISCHAYYAEKDGDRAGFLASGVDMDLFIEEVVAAADEVRDARRAEKRIEISFDEWNIWYLDRYHDEDKATGIENWPIAPRILEDNYSVLDAVVFGSLMISLLKHADRVTSASLAQLVNVIAPIMTEPGGAAWRQTTFFPFATTSRLARGEALRLELDVPSYPTAQYGDVPLVDAVATRDEESGAAAVFLVNRSLTDAVAVTVDAAAIGASSVVAAHSLTDADLDARNTREQPDRVGLTPNSSAAISAGRLTIELPPVSWTAVELTLGG, via the coding sequence GTGATCTCCGCCCACCTCACCGTCGGCCCCCGCGCACGCATCGGCGCCATCGACCGCCGTCTGTTCGGCGGCTTCGTCGAGCACCTCGGCCGTCACATCTACGACGGGATCTACGAGCCCGGCCATCCGACCGCCGACGCGGACGGCTTCCGTCAGGACGTCATCGACCTCGTCCAGGAGCTCGGCGTGACGACGATCCGCTACCCGGGAGGCAACTTCGTCTCCGGCTTCCGCTGGGAGGACTCGGTCGGTCCGCGCGAGCAGCGCCCGCGCCGACTCGATCTGGCCTGGCACTCGACGGAGACGAACGAGGTGGGGCTGCACGAGTTCTCGGCGTGGCTCGACAAGGTGGGGTCCGAGCTCATGCTCGCCGTGAACCTCGGCACGCGGGGCGTCGCGGAGGCGCTCGACCTGCTCGAGTACGCCAACATCCCGGGCGGTACGACCACGAGCGAGCTGCGCCGCAGCAACGGCCGCGACGAACCCTTCGCGGTGCGGATGTGGTGCCTCGGCAACGAGATGGACGGACCGTGGCAGCTGGGTCACCGCTCGGCCGACGACTACGGCAAGCTCGCCGCACAGACCGCGAGCGCCATGCGGCAGCTCGACCCCGGCATCCAGCTCGTGGTGTGCGGTTCCTCCGGGCGCGGCATGTCCACCTTCGGCAGCTGGGAGCGCACGGTGCTCGCCCACAGCTACGACGATGTCGACTACATCTCGTGCCACGCGTACTACGCGGAGAAGGACGGCGACAGGGCTGGGTTCCTCGCCTCCGGGGTCGACATGGACCTCTTCATCGAGGAGGTCGTGGCCGCCGCCGACGAGGTGCGGGACGCCCGCCGCGCCGAGAAGCGCATCGAGATCTCCTTCGACGAGTGGAATATCTGGTACCTCGACCGGTACCACGACGAGGACAAGGCCACCGGGATCGAGAACTGGCCAATCGCGCCGCGCATCCTCGAGGACAACTACTCGGTGCTGGACGCGGTGGTGTTCGGCAGCCTCATGATCTCGCTGCTCAAGCACGCCGATCGGGTGACGAGCGCCTCGCTCGCGCAGCTCGTGAACGTGATCGCGCCGATCATGACCGAGCCGGGGGGTGCCGCGTGGAGGCAGACCACCTTCTTCCCCTTCGCCACTACCTCCCGCCTCGCGCGCGGTGAGGCGCTTCGTCTGGAGCTCGACGTTCCGAGCTACCCGACGGCGCAGTACGGAGACGTTCCGCTCGTGGATGCCGTCGCGACCCGCGACGAGGAGTCAGGGGCCGCCGCGGTCTTCCTCGTGAATCGTTCGCTCACGGACGCGGTCGCTGTCACCGTCGACGCTGCGGCGATCGGGGCGAGTTCGGTCGTCGCCGCCCACAGCCTCACCGATGCCGACCTCGACGCACGCAACACCCGGGAGCAGCCGGACCGCGTGGGGCTCACGCCGAACTCCAGCGCTGCGATCTCGGCGGGACGACTCACGATCGAGCTGCCGCCGGTCTCCTGGACGGCCGTCGAGCTCACGCTCGGGGGGTGA